The Haloplanus sp. CK5-1 genome contains a region encoding:
- a CDS encoding IS6 family transposase: MPEFDRLNGCIEWIDLSFVERKRTPEWAIQVGIRCHLAGMSTRDASQFLDELGVKRSHVAVHNWVHKADLQPMSTVSADQLAVDEKVIRINGDDYWLYGAVDPQTNEILQFRLFPATTKQTTRWFLTELHRRYRLDGVEFLVDDADYLVNVLDEDGYRFQMISHGNRNAIERVFWEIERRTSSFATSFSHVEPQTAESWLKALAVRHNSRQS, from the coding sequence ATGCCAGAATTCGACCGCCTCAACGGATGTATCGAGTGGATCGACTTGTCGTTTGTGGAGCGAAAGCGGACTCCCGAGTGGGCGATTCAAGTGGGCATCCGGTGTCATCTCGCAGGTATGTCAACAAGGGATGCCAGTCAGTTTCTCGATGAGTTGGGAGTCAAACGTAGTCACGTCGCGGTTCACAACTGGGTGCACAAGGCCGATCTACAGCCGATGTCGACGGTGAGTGCGGATCAACTTGCGGTTGACGAGAAAGTGATCCGCATCAACGGCGACGACTACTGGCTGTACGGTGCCGTCGATCCTCAAACAAACGAAATCCTGCAGTTCAGGCTGTTTCCAGCGACAACGAAACAGACGACGCGATGGTTTCTGACCGAACTTCATCGACGATATCGGCTAGATGGCGTCGAATTTCTCGTCGATGACGCCGATTACTTGGTGAACGTCCTCGACGAAGACGGGTACCGATTCCAGATGATTTCACACGGGAATCGGAATGCCATCGAACGTGTCTTTTGGGAGATAGAACGACGAACCTCATCGTTCGCAACTAGTTTCAGCCATGTCGAACCGCAGACAGCAGAATCGTGGCTCAAAGCCCTCGCCGTCCGGCACAACTCACGCCAAAGTTAA
- a CDS encoding hydrogenase maturation protease: MEILVACMGNLLRGDDGFGVAVSDALDDRNFPASVDVVEVGISGVSMAQELLDGYDAFVLVDAMETGDDPGTVSVSRASVPDIDQYSDREVASFAADMHQTDPSKILVLGEALGVLPDVVVVVGCEPTDTDELTDQLSPPVQDAVPKAADQVERIVDELLRQ, translated from the coding sequence ATGGAGATACTGGTCGCGTGCATGGGCAATCTCTTGCGGGGTGATGACGGGTTCGGGGTGGCAGTGTCGGACGCACTCGACGATCGGAATTTTCCGGCTTCGGTCGATGTCGTCGAAGTCGGTATCTCCGGTGTCAGTATGGCTCAAGAGTTGCTCGACGGATACGACGCGTTCGTTCTCGTCGATGCGATGGAAACGGGTGACGACCCCGGGACGGTCAGCGTCAGTCGGGCGTCGGTTCCGGATATCGACCAGTATTCCGACCGCGAGGTCGCAAGCTTCGCGGCGGACATGCACCAGACCGATCCATCGAAAATTCTCGTGTTGGGCGAGGCACTCGGCGTCCTGCCGGACGTCGTCGTCGTCGTTGGTTGCGAGCCGACCGACACTGACGAACTCACCGACCAACTGAGTCCTCCGGTCCAAGACGCGGTGCCGAAAGCTGCGGATCAGGTCGAGCGGATCGTCGACGAACTCCTTCGCCAGTAA